One window of Triticum dicoccoides isolate Atlit2015 ecotype Zavitan chromosome 5A, WEW_v2.0, whole genome shotgun sequence genomic DNA carries:
- the LOC119298757 gene encoding lipoxygenase 2.1, chloroplastic — MLTATKSLVGGACAAPSPARRRTFVVPEARRKPGNGRRTSVSKVGSTSTTTTTTTTLSSDSNGTAVGTVTRPDAHVRDRTQTTEMKATVTVHMSKAAGVRDFLYDLILKTWLHVDLVSSELDPQTGQEWEPISGAVKHSGRVDDEWDMYEATFKVPGSFGPIGAVQVTNYHHSEMLLGDIEVFPTGQEESAVTFHCNSWIDPSHCTPDKRVFFPARSYLPSQTPKGVEALRKRELEILRGTGCGERKEHDRIYDYDVYNDLGNPDDEKNPTTRPVLGGKEHPYPRRCRTGRPRSKKDPFSEERSHKDHIYVPRDEAFTERKMGAFDTKKFMSQLHALTTGIKTAKHKDQSFPSLSAIDKLYDDNFRNQPVQPEGGKLRFVIDLLETELLHLFKLEGAAFLEGIRRVFKFETPEIHDRDKFAWFRDEEFARQTIAGMNPLSIQLVTEFPIKSKLDEATYGPADSLITEELVEEQIRRVMTVEEAVANKKLFMLDYHDLLLPYVLKVRKLEGTTLYGSRALFFLTADGTLRPIAIELTRPKSKRKPQWRQVFTPGCDGSVTGSWLWQLAKAHVLAHDAGVHQLVSHWLRTHACTEPYIIAANRQLSQMHPVYRLLHPHFRFTMEINAQARAMLINADGIIEGSFAPGEYSIELSSVAYDQQWRFDMEALPEDLIRRGMAVRKENGELELAIEDYPYANDGLLIWDAIKEWALTYVEHYYPCTADIVDDEELQAWWTEVRTKGHADKQDEPWWPELDSHENLAQALATIMWVTSAHHAAVNFGQYPMAGYIPNRPTMARRNMPTEMGGDDMRAFVEAPEKVLLDTFPSQYQSAIVLAILDLLSTHSSDEEYMGTHEEPSWKQDGVIRQAFDKFKERTRDIVEQVDEWNNDPDRKNRHGAGMVPYVLLRPSDGDPTDEKMVMEMGIPNSISI; from the exons ATGCTAACGGCGACGAAGTCTCTGGTAGGCGGTGCATGTGCCGCCCCGTCGCCGGCCCGGCGGCGGACGTTCGTGGTGCCCGAGGCTCGCCGGAAACCAGGCAATGGCCGCCGCACCAGTGTGTCCAAGGTTGGcagcaccagcaccaccaccactaccaccaccaccTTGTCGTCCGACTCCAATGGGACGGCCGTTGGCACGGTCACCCGCCCGGACGCCCACGTCCGGGACCGCACGCAGACCACCGAGATGAAGGCCACGGTGACGGTGCACATGAGTAAGGCAGCCGGGGTTCGTGATTTCCTGTACGATCTCATCCTCAAAACTTGGTTGCACGTTGACCTCGTCAGCTCCGAATTGGATCCAC AAACGGGGCAGGAGTGGGAGCCCATCTCCGGGGCCGTCAAGCACTCAGGTAGAGTGGACGACGAGTGGGACATGTACGAGGCCACCTTCAAGGTGCCGGGATCCTTTGGACCCATTGGCGCCGTTCAAGTCACAAACTACCACCACAGCGAGATGTTGCTGGGGGACATCGAGGTCTTCCCCACCGGGCAGGAGGAGTCCGCCGTCACGTTCCACTGCAACTCCTGGATCGACCCATCTCACTGCACCCCCGACAAGCGTGTTTTCTTTCCCGCG CGCTCGTACCTTCCGTCGCAGACGCCCAAGGGCGTGGAGGCGTTGCGCAAGCGTGAGCTCGAGATCCTCCGCGGCACCGGCTGCGGCGAGCGCAAGGAACACGACCGCATCTACGACTACGATGTGTACAATGACCTCGGCAACCCCGACGACGAAAAGAACCCCACCACACGGCCCGTGCTGGGTGGCAAGGAGCACCCCTACCCGCGGCGCTGCCGCACGGGCCGCCCTCGCAGCAAGAAAGACCCGTTTTCGGAGGAGAGGAGCCACAAGGACCACATCTACGTGCCCCGGGACGAGGCCTTCACGGAGCGCAAGATGGGAGCCTTCGACACGAAGAAGTTCATGTCGCAGCTGCACGCCCTGACCACGGGCATAAAGACCGCCAAACACAAGGACCAGAGCTTCCCCTCCTTGTCGGCCATTGACAAGCTGTACGACGACAACTTCAGGAACCAGCCGGTGCAGCCCGAAGGGGGGAAGCTCAGGTTCGTCATCGATTTGCTTGAGACGGAGCTGCTCCACCTCTTCAAGCTCGAAGGGGCCGCGTTCCTCGAGGGGATACGCAGGGTCTTCAAGTTTGAGACGCCAGAGATTCATGACA GGGACAAGTTTGCTTGGTTCAGAGACGAGGAGTTTGCGCGACAAACCATCGCAGGGATGAACCCATTGAGCATCCAACTAGTCACG GAGTTTCCTATCAAGAGCAAGTTAGACGAGGCAACCTACGGCCCGGCAGACTCCCTCATCACTGAAGAGCTGGTTGAAGAGCAGATCAGACGCGTCATGACAGTTGAGGAGGCCGTGGCTAACAAGAAGCTCTTCATGCTGGACTACCATGACTTGTTGCTGCCATACGTCCTCAAGGTCCGCAAGCTCGAGGGCACCACCTTGTACGGCTCGCGCGCGCTCTTCTTCCTCACCGCCGACGGCACGCTCCGGCCCATCGCCATCGAGCTCACCAGGCCCAAGTCCAAGCGCAAGCCGCAGTGGCGCCAGGTCTTCACGCCTGGATGCGACGGCAGCGTCACGGGGTCCTGGCTGTGGCAGCTCGCCAAGGCCCATGTCCTGGCTCACGACGCCGGCGTCCACCAGCTCGTCAGCCACTGGCTGAGGACGCACGCCTGCACCGAGCCCTACATCATCGCCGCCAACCGGCAGCTCAGCCAGATGCACCCCGTCTACCGCCTGCTGCACCCGCACTTCCGCTTCACCATGGAGATCAACGCGCAGGCGCGCGCGATGCTCATCAACGCCGACGGGATCATCGAGGGCTCCTTCGCGCCCGGGGAGTACTCCATTGAGCTCAGCTCCGTGGCTTACGACCAGCAGTGGCGGTTCGACATGGAGGCCCTGCCGGAAGACCTCATCCGGAGGGGCATGGCGGTCAGGAAGGAGAATGGCGAGCTGGAGCTGGCCATAGAGGACTACCCCTACGCCAACGACGGCCTGCTCATCTGGGACGCCATCAAGGAGTGGGCGTTGACCTACGTGGAGCACTACTACCCGTGCACCGCGGACATCGtcgatgacgaggagctccaggcTTGGTGGACCGAGGTGCGCACCAAAGGccacgccgacaagcaggacgagcCGTGGTGGCCCGAGCTGGACAGCCATGAGAACCTGGCGCAGGCCCTGGCGACCATCATGTGGGTCACGTCGGCGCATCACGCCGCCGTCAACTTCGGGCAGTACCCCATGGCCGGGTACATCCCCAACCGCCCGACCATGGCCCGGAGGAACATGCCGACCGAGATGGGTGGCGACGACATGCGCGCGTTCGTGGAGGCGCCGGAGAAGGTGCTGCTGGACACGTTCCCGTCCCAGTACCAGAGTGCCATAGTCCTTGCCATCTTGGACCTCCTGTCGACGCACTCGTCGGATGAGGAGTACATGGGCACGCACGAAGAGCCGTCATGGAAACAGGATGGGGTGATCAGGCAGgcatttgacaagttcaaggagaggACTAGGGACATCGTGGAGCAGGTGGACGAGTGGAACAACGACCCCGACCGGAAAAACCGGCACGGCGCCGGCATGGTGCCGTATGTGCTGCTCAGGCCATCGGACGGTGATCCTACGGACGAGAAGATGGTGATGGAGATGGGAATCCCCAACAGCATCTCCATTTGA